A single window of Terriglobia bacterium DNA harbors:
- a CDS encoding TonB-dependent receptor: MNHHQHPVKRLVLAIATLALLCAIPSLAQVIKGSISGTVTDPQGAVVSGATVKAINDATGATLTTASDSSGSFHFNLIPVGTYRVEMTATGFKTTVQNNIVVAAGRDSGLGAIPLTVGEVTTAVEVTADAPLIETTQSQVTNTFAGTQLSTFAGVTENQGLDNLALFIPGVVAARDNGFSNTNGGTGFSVNGLRGRNNDQQIDGQNNNDNSIGGPGLFVSDTEFVQQYILVTSQFGPEYGRNAGSVVNIITKSGSNAWHGSIYEHENNTVLNSMTNFQKRFATDANGNPLTSIPRANDEFGGFTIGGPIVKNKLFFFGGFDQQLISQNSLYTSAGNVPTPNGIATLSACFPGSQSLQALKSFGPYAISSGNPTPFGTFMDNSDPSCLGVELGGVERTLPTHTHNFNWVTRMDWQLGGDAITARYLFNRGNNFNLDTGDAAAGFPVSVPALSQAILLSDTHTFSSHIVNELRAGFNRLNVVFATNTIGTVPSDTNVDQAITRATFTDQSLLPFGLNGVFPEGRIVNTWQGQDNLNWVKGKHTFKAGVNYTYQRSPNTFLPNLNGAFRFADWQAFAANTPNRVRIAAGTPTLDFREHDTFLYAGDDWKIRQNLTLNLGLTWTYYGQPANLFNDLTTQRESNPATAFWRQDIPLSERTSPKLDAPTKSFGPSFGFAYTPSWGGFLTGHGKTVLRGGYRLLYDPPFYNIYLNIANSAPVVFLNTFTGSQITPSMILPAHPFGPDVRAELSPQLQKLVFDPRSLGAGEVTISNNFGPDKVNSWNFGLEREITRNSAMELRYVGNHAYNLFQTVNGNPIVTGNSTAPAGLTGCTSSQVLLGPGQTTNPALGRADCSKGLVLERNNGGFSNYSGLQAEFRANNLFKQLGVRAAYTYSRTLDNVSEIFSSGVAGNTLAFAQNPWDTGRGEYSFSGLDVPHQFSIAATEQLPFFTGQHGLFGHVLGGWSVSANYIWASGQRYTPLQTFAEAALTAPSNNYDFTWLANNVGVDLARPFVGSLSAPANTVGIFAGDACGFFGSSCTLPANQLVTFNQDVQSGVDGTPIQQNTVRYIINASTAQSIFGTPFGARRNLSQDAPSNIANLAVFKNIKMNERASLEFNATFQNVFNHPNFQSIDPNIEDVGLTRAQQAPFVGFADPSVTNDVVGNALGNRIVRFGLTFRF; encoded by the coding sequence ATGAATCATCATCAACATCCAGTCAAGCGACTGGTTCTTGCCATCGCGACACTAGCTTTGCTGTGCGCGATACCATCCCTGGCACAAGTTATTAAAGGATCTATTTCCGGCACAGTCACGGATCCCCAGGGCGCGGTGGTGTCCGGCGCAACAGTGAAAGCGATCAATGACGCTACCGGCGCCACGCTCACCACTGCCAGCGATAGTTCCGGCTCATTCCACTTCAACCTGATTCCTGTTGGCACTTACAGAGTCGAAATGACCGCAACAGGTTTCAAGACCACCGTTCAGAACAACATTGTGGTAGCTGCGGGACGCGACAGCGGTTTGGGCGCGATTCCCCTGACCGTAGGCGAAGTAACCACAGCCGTGGAAGTCACGGCAGACGCGCCTTTAATTGAGACCACTCAGTCACAGGTGACAAACACTTTTGCCGGAACGCAGTTGAGCACGTTTGCCGGCGTCACCGAGAATCAGGGCCTCGATAACCTGGCTCTCTTCATTCCTGGCGTAGTTGCCGCGCGCGACAATGGATTTTCCAACACCAACGGCGGCACTGGATTTTCCGTGAACGGCTTGCGCGGACGCAACAATGACCAGCAGATCGACGGCCAGAATAATAATGACAACAGCATCGGCGGTCCGGGACTTTTTGTTTCGGACACAGAGTTCGTCCAGCAATACATTCTGGTCACCAGCCAGTTTGGTCCGGAGTACGGGCGCAATGCCGGTTCGGTGGTGAACATCATTACCAAGTCAGGTTCCAACGCCTGGCACGGCAGTATTTATGAGCATGAGAACAATACTGTCCTCAACTCGATGACCAACTTTCAGAAGCGATTCGCGACGGACGCAAACGGTAATCCATTGACTTCGATTCCTCGCGCCAATGACGAGTTTGGCGGGTTCACCATCGGCGGCCCCATCGTTAAGAATAAGCTGTTTTTCTTCGGCGGATTCGACCAGCAACTCATCTCGCAAAATAGCCTCTATACCAGCGCCGGCAATGTGCCGACGCCCAACGGCATAGCCACGCTTTCCGCATGCTTTCCCGGAAGCCAGAGCCTGCAGGCGCTAAAGTCTTTTGGTCCATACGCAATCTCCTCGGGTAATCCCACGCCCTTCGGCACCTTCATGGACAATAGCGATCCATCGTGCCTGGGAGTAGAGCTGGGCGGCGTGGAACGTACTTTGCCCACACATACGCACAACTTTAACTGGGTTACGCGTATGGACTGGCAACTGGGCGGCGACGCCATCACGGCACGCTACCTGTTCAATCGCGGCAACAACTTCAACCTTGATACGGGCGATGCTGCCGCCGGATTCCCTGTGAGCGTACCCGCGCTCAGCCAGGCGATCCTGTTGAGCGATACCCATACTTTCAGTTCGCACATAGTCAATGAACTGCGTGCGGGCTTCAACCGCTTGAATGTTGTTTTTGCCACCAACACCATTGGCACCGTGCCGTCGGACACCAACGTTGATCAGGCCATCACTCGTGCCACCTTCACAGACCAGAGTCTCTTGCCTTTCGGTTTGAACGGCGTGTTTCCTGAAGGGCGCATCGTAAACACCTGGCAAGGGCAGGACAACCTGAACTGGGTCAAGGGCAAGCATACCTTCAAGGCCGGCGTGAACTATACATATCAGCGTTCGCCTAACACGTTCCTGCCTAACCTCAACGGCGCGTTCCGCTTTGCAGACTGGCAGGCATTCGCCGCGAACACGCCCAATCGCGTTCGCATTGCCGCTGGAACTCCGACTTTGGATTTCCGCGAGCATGATACCTTCCTTTATGCCGGCGATGATTGGAAAATCCGCCAGAACCTCACTCTGAACCTCGGCTTGACCTGGACCTATTATGGACAGCCGGCCAATCTGTTCAACGACCTGACGACCCAGCGTGAAAGCAATCCGGCTACCGCGTTCTGGCGTCAGGACATTCCGCTTTCAGAGCGCACCTCTCCCAAGCTCGACGCCCCAACCAAAAGCTTCGGGCCTAGCTTTGGATTTGCGTATACGCCAAGCTGGGGAGGCTTCCTGACCGGGCATGGTAAAACCGTGCTCCGCGGCGGCTACCGGTTGCTGTATGATCCGCCCTTCTACAACATCTATCTCAACATCGCCAACTCCGCTCCGGTGGTTTTCCTGAACACCTTTACCGGTTCGCAGATCACGCCCAGCATGATTCTGCCTGCGCATCCGTTTGGTCCGGACGTAAGGGCTGAGCTCTCTCCGCAGTTGCAGAAGCTGGTCTTCGATCCACGCAGCCTCGGCGCTGGTGAAGTAACCATCTCTAACAACTTTGGTCCGGACAAAGTGAACAGCTGGAATTTTGGTCTGGAGCGTGAAATTACCCGCAACTCCGCCATGGAACTGCGTTACGTGGGCAATCACGCTTATAACCTTTTCCAGACTGTGAACGGCAATCCCATTGTTACCGGCAATTCCACCGCGCCTGCCGGACTCACCGGCTGCACCAGTTCGCAGGTGCTGCTTGGTCCGGGACAGACAACAAACCCCGCGCTGGGCCGTGCCGATTGTTCCAAAGGCCTGGTGCTGGAGCGTAACAACGGCGGGTTCTCCAATTACAGCGGATTGCAAGCCGAGTTCCGCGCCAACAATCTTTTCAAACAGCTCGGCGTGCGTGCTGCTTATACCTACAGCCGTACTCTCGATAACGTAAGCGAAATCTTCAGTTCGGGAGTCGCAGGCAATACGCTCGCCTTTGCCCAGAACCCGTGGGACACAGGCCGCGGCGAGTATTCCTTCTCCGGCCTGGATGTTCCGCATCAATTCTCCATTGCAGCCACGGAACAACTACCCTTCTTCACGGGCCAGCATGGACTTTTCGGCCATGTGCTGGGAGGCTGGTCTGTTTCAGCCAACTACATATGGGCGTCTGGCCAGCGTTACACGCCGCTGCAAACCTTTGCTGAAGCTGCTTTAACCGCTCCCAGCAACAACTATGACTTCACATGGCTGGCAAATAACGTGGGAGTCGATCTGGCCCGTCCATTCGTGGGCAGCCTGAGCGCTCCCGCCAACACCGTGGGAATTTTTGCCGGTGACGCCTGCGGATTCTTTGGCAGCTCTTGCACGCTGCCGGCGAACCAGCTCGTCACTTTCAACCAGGATGTTCAGAGCGGCGTTGATGGAACGCCGATCCAGCAGAACACGGTCCGTTACATCATTAACGCCTCAACCGCGCAGAGCATTTTTGGCACTCCGTTTGGCGCGCGCCGCAACCTCTCACAGGACGCGCCCAGCAACATTGCCAATCTTGCCGTGTTCAAGAACATCAAAATGAACGAACGCGCCAGCCTGGAATTTAACGCCACGTTCCAGAATGTGTTCAATCACCCTAACTTCCAGAGCATCGATCCCAACATTGAAGACGTGGGGCTCACACGGGCCCAGCAGGCCCCATTTGTGGGCTTTGCCGATCCCAGTGTGACCAATGACGTGGTTGGCAATGCCCTGGGCAACCGCATTGTGCGTTTCGGACTTACCTTCAGGTTCTAA
- a CDS encoding patatin-like phospholipase family protein, translating to MPISLPKPRSSSALAELDALREEFRATIATAKRPAAFSSRVGVVLSGGGARGAYEAGVLMAFQDAQVPTHIIAATSVGSINAASYAAHAEGFVGKAEHLIDAWLELTPATLGIDWSRYIFLLAGLIAASAGVGNFLWLWMQDRGIFLQTSHPMFTWFALAIAGISILLFADKLSYIGYVGVKYVRKHDWEPDWRKTWVSIGANVLVWGFIVLFVAFTYIHLPLNDNGSFRITPRVPMFFAILIALGLYRLLQDPLSKLSHRFLRMPLRTGLFNNFDRIKFLRARIPDDKLRNSAIRVIMTATDIQRGLARFFSNATVEALANDPGVHEEFVRREVESPQDLVLAAVASSAYTFAYEAVTMDGRLWTDGGIMTNQPVLPALRLGADVLFLVLIAPLENAGADQTDAIKTFLDVGVHAVDILISKNFKSDIAMLSSFNRLCTVYAAELGVKPEQVELEIGSQFYRFVKFFNIAPPKPLAADALDFDSEIISPIIVQGYRDARAVIQEYLEYECSRPARDSRRIVRLAVERPEGNFRVTGR from the coding sequence ATGCCCATCAGTCTTCCTAAGCCACGCAGTTCGTCCGCACTGGCGGAGCTGGATGCTCTACGCGAAGAATTCCGCGCAACCATTGCCACGGCCAAAAGGCCGGCGGCTTTTTCGTCCCGCGTGGGTGTGGTCCTTTCCGGCGGCGGCGCGCGCGGCGCTTATGAAGCCGGCGTGCTCATGGCTTTTCAGGACGCGCAGGTTCCCACTCACATCATCGCTGCCACATCCGTTGGCAGCATCAACGCCGCATCTTACGCCGCCCATGCCGAAGGTTTTGTCGGAAAGGCAGAGCATCTGATCGATGCCTGGCTTGAGCTTACGCCCGCCACGCTCGGCATTGACTGGTCGCGTTACATCTTTCTTCTCGCCGGACTGATCGCGGCCTCGGCCGGCGTTGGCAACTTTCTCTGGCTATGGATGCAGGACCGCGGCATCTTCCTGCAGACATCTCATCCGATGTTCACCTGGTTCGCGCTGGCCATCGCCGGCATTTCCATTTTGCTTTTTGCCGACAAGCTTTCTTACATCGGTTACGTCGGCGTTAAATACGTCCGCAAGCATGATTGGGAACCGGACTGGCGCAAGACCTGGGTTTCCATCGGCGCCAACGTGCTGGTGTGGGGCTTTATCGTGCTGTTTGTGGCCTTCACCTATATCCACCTGCCGCTCAATGACAACGGCTCTTTCCGCATCACGCCCCGTGTGCCCATGTTCTTTGCCATCCTGATTGCGCTGGGGCTGTATCGTTTATTGCAAGACCCGCTCAGCAAACTCAGTCACCGCTTTCTGCGCATGCCATTGCGCACAGGCTTGTTCAACAATTTCGATCGCATTAAGTTTCTGCGCGCGCGCATTCCAGATGACAAGCTGCGCAACTCCGCCATCCGCGTGATCATGACCGCCACCGATATCCAGCGCGGTCTTGCCCGCTTCTTCTCCAATGCCACGGTTGAAGCCCTGGCCAACGATCCCGGCGTCCATGAAGAATTTGTTCGCCGTGAAGTTGAGAGCCCGCAGGACCTGGTGCTGGCCGCGGTAGCCTCTTCCGCTTACACATTTGCCTATGAGGCCGTTACCATGGATGGCCGCTTGTGGACCGATGGTGGCATCATGACCAACCAGCCGGTGCTGCCCGCGCTGCGCCTGGGCGCCGATGTGCTCTTCCTCGTCCTGATCGCGCCGCTCGAAAACGCAGGCGCGGACCAGACGGATGCCATCAAGACGTTTCTCGATGTCGGCGTGCATGCCGTGGACATCCTTATCTCCAAGAACTTCAAGTCGGATATTGCCATGCTCAGCAGCTTCAACCGCCTGTGCACGGTGTATGCCGCTGAGTTGGGCGTTAAGCCGGAGCAAGTGGAACTGGAAATCGGCAGCCAGTTTTATCGCTTTGTGAAGTTCTTCAACATTGCGCCGCCCAAGCCGCTGGCGGCGGACGCGCTGGACTTCGACAGTGAAATCATCAGCCCCATCATCGTCCAGGGATACCGCGACGCCCGCGCCGTGATACAGGAATATCTGGAGTACGAATGTTCCCGCCCCGCGCGCGACTCACGCCGCATCGTCCGGCTGGCCGTGGAGCGCCCGGAAGGGAATTTCCGCGTCACCGGACGCTGA
- a CDS encoding gas vesicle protein → MLLSSDFASESDLLDRVMEKGIVVEAWDRVELSGIDMTGMQVSVSSIRLFTEGRNPPFRAGYFWKTEPS, encoded by the coding sequence ATGCTTTTGAGCTCCGATTTTGCCAGCGAGAGCGACCTGCTGGACCGCGTAATGGAAAAGGGCATCGTGGTTGAGGCCTGGGACCGCGTGGAACTGAGCGGCATTGACATGACCGGCATGCAGGTTTCGGTGTCCTCCATACGGCTCTTTACTGAAGGCAGAAACCCGCCTTTCCGCGCGGGATATTTCTGGAAGACTGAACCCTCGTAG